The segment GTTGGCTGTGTGAAtcagtctctctcctccctctagTACAGAATGAAATGCATCCCCACCCTGTATTACACTAGTCCCTCTTTTCTGGGATCTGGGGAGGGAGCCTAAGGGGGGGCggaaattggggaggggggggctgctgcGTGTTTCAATCCGCCATTAATCTCCTTCCCACACGCGCACGGCGCCCACGCACCGAGGCACACAGCAGCCCCTCCCGCTGTCcagggcagctccccctcccataCCTGGTAGTATCTCTGGGAGCCCCGCGGCGAGGACTTGTATTGCTGCGGATGATGCGGCGGACGCTGCTGGGCCGCGGCCGGGGGGATGCTGCCGTAGGGAGCCGAGTACCTGGGGCTGGCACTCTGCGGCCTGCGCGGGCTTTGACCCCCCGGGGACGGGCTCCCGAACCGCCCGCCGCCGCCGTGGAAGTTGTGGCCTCGGGGCGAGTAGGGCCGGTGGCCGTACGGCGGTGTGTGGTGGGGGCTCCCGTAGCCCCGCGGGGAGGGCGGCATAGGGCCCCCGCCGGAGGGAGGGCTCCGAAACCCGCCGCCCCAGGGCCCCCCGCCCGGGTACGGGGGCGTGGGGGGGCGGAAGCTCTGTCGGTGCATGGCCCCGTTCCGGCTCCCGCTGCGGCCTCCGAACCCCGAGCCGGGAAACGAACGAAAAGTGCGCAACCGCCCCTCCTAACCGCCAGAGACACACGGCGCGTGCGCGCGCGGCGTGCTGCGTTGCTGCTAGCTGGGGCCCGACGCGCCCTGTGCCGCGGCCAGGAGGTTCCGGGTTCGGAGGTTCCGGcgaggcagagagggaggggggaacagaATGCACCACACCAGCGTTTCCCC is part of the Chrysemys picta bellii isolate R12L10 chromosome 2, ASM1138683v2, whole genome shotgun sequence genome and harbors:
- the MPLKIP gene encoding M-phase-specific PLK1-interacting protein, with product MHRQSFRPPTPPYPGGGPWGGGFRSPPSGGGPMPPSPRGYGSPHHTPPYGHRPYSPRGHNFHGGGGRFGSPSPGGQSPRRPQSASPRYSAPYGSIPPAAAQQRPPHHPQQYKSSPRGSQRYYQGSPRTSTPFGTAHGRGKRVSNDVENYYRPSMLEDPWAGLEPVSVTDINQQYSSEQTTYTGKKGRYFS